The following coding sequences are from one Gossypium raimondii isolate GPD5lz chromosome 4, ASM2569854v1, whole genome shotgun sequence window:
- the LOC128040395 gene encoding uncharacterized protein LOC128040395, producing MESEFLSKVEDNAVIRIWSEKSQLEKGYSLTMGFASELWDYTSINVTQNNLQELKEIWAQWEDEVKQLFYYNYGDLPYLLDINVDEHLFRALAQFWNSAYSCFTFGEVDMVPTVEEYTTLLRCPRIQVDKVYSRTANVSTFTKKLTRITGMSEQWVTARIKQKGENRCIPWRSLRDHILAHPDTKKKVDVFALSMYGLVIFPKALGHIDEAVTDLFDQLDRRVTPVPAILAETFRSLSACRRTGEGRFVGCAQLLLVWFHSHFWKVDKISYQVFSENYSSLKELAATPRRNDITEEKWMTILHNLRDEDVEWKASWMVPDEILYRCGDFDWVPLLGIWGAVRYAPLLVLRQYKSRQFIPATQGLAECEFSYKGNNYKGKIREMSNAWKRIHQMKRITVGATTTPEYHGWRSKRIDDNIPKPREECGRPIEDHLRIVPSELEIIKQNFEKRSSEFGKRIEQLEEEKMRLGLDVDIHKLEAEKLRLKRI from the coding sequence ATGGAAAGTGAATTTCTTAGCAAGGTGGAAGATAATGCGGTTATCCGAATATGGTCAGAAAAGTCGCAACTCGAGAAAGGTTATAGTCTGACAATGGGGTTTGCATCAGAGTTATGGGATTACACCAGCATCAATGTGACTCAGAACAATCTTcaggagttgaaagaaatttgggcTCAATGGGAGGATGAAGTCAAACAATTGTTTTACTATAATTATGGTGATTTACCCTACTTGCTTGACATTAATGTAGATGAACATTTATTTCGAGCTTTGGCCCAATTTTGGAATTCCGCTTATAGCTGCTTCACATTTGGGGAGGTAGACATGGTGCCTACTGTGGAGGAGTATACAACTTTACTTCGTTGTCCAAGAATCCAAGTGGATAAAGTTTATTCTAGAACTGCTAATGTTTCGACTTTTACGAAGAAGTTAACGAGAATTACCggaatgagtgagcaatgggtcACCGCACGAATCAAACAAAAGGGAGAAAATAGATGTATCCCTTGGAGAAGTTTGCGAGATCATATTTTGGCACACCCGGATACGAAGAAAAAGGTTGATGTTTTTGCTTTGAGTATGTATGGGCTGGTTATTTTTCCTAAAGCGTTGGGGCATATAGACGAAGCTGTTacagatttgtttgatcaacttGATAGGAGGGTCACACCCGTTCCAGCAATTTTAGCCGAAACGTTTAGGTCTTTAAGTGCATGTCGAAGAACGGGGGAGGGAAGATTCGTTGGTTGTGCACAACTCCTGTTGGTTTGGTTTCACAGCCACTTCTGGAAGGTGGATAAGATTTCTTATCAAGTTTTCTCAGAAAATTACTCGTCTTTGAAGGAATTAGCAGCAACACCAAGACGTAATGACATCACGGAGGAAAAGTGGATGACGATCCTTCATAATCTACGAGACGAAGATGTTGAATGGAAAGCTTCTTGGATGGTGCCCGACGAGATTTTGTACCGATGTGGGGACTTTGACTGGGTCCCTTtgcttggaatttggggagctgtcAGATATGCCCCTTTGCTCGTGTTAAGACAATATAAGTCAAGGCAGTTCATACCGGCAACGCAAGGGCTAGCCGAGTGTGAGTTTTCTTATAAAGGTAATAACTACAAGGGAAAGATTCGAGAGATGTCTAACGCTTGGAAACGAATTCACCAGATGAAAAGAATTACCGTAGGAGCAACGACAACTCCCGAATATCACGGGTGGCGGAGTAAGAGGATCGACGATAACATCCCAAAGCCAAGAGAAGAATGTGGTCGTCCTATAGAAGATCATTTACGAATAGTCCCTTCAGAACTAGAGATCATCAAGCAAAACTTCGAAAAAAGAAGTTCAGAGTTTGGAAAGAGGATAGAACAGCTGGAAGAGGAAAAGATGCGTTTGGGACTAGATGTTGATATCCACAAGTTGGAAGCTGAAAAGTTAAGGCTGAAGAGGATTTAG